A genomic stretch from Erigeron canadensis isolate Cc75 chromosome 9, C_canadensis_v1, whole genome shotgun sequence includes:
- the LOC122583796 gene encoding uncharacterized protein LOC122583796, translated as MADDDTVFFLDNLVEVLSKYDHNGYYYVGMNAESILSNSQFSFGMGFGGAGFALSYPLAEALAKNLDVCLVKYRDLHGSDHIVQSCVADLGVSLTQEKGFHQIDLHGNISGLLSAHPQTPLVSLHHLDAVQPIFPAMDRPQSLKQLMKAAKIDQSRLLQQSICYDNHKNWSYSLSWGYSLHIYETYMTPSLLQVPIQTFVEWRKGAHPAFMMNTRDVSKADPCKVPHYFYFDSVEETDYEGRREQVVTSYVRKFPRRLSPCLVNGTRSANYVEKIIVISPVKRHKMEGARRECCDIVNLDNKNVTTITLRRCMKYEMIG; from the exons ATGGCGGATGATGATACTGTATTCTTTTTGGACAACTTGGTGGAGGTTTTAAGCAAATATGATCACAATGGTTACTATTACGTTGGTATGAATGCGGAAAGTATCCTATCAAATAGCCAGTTTTCATTTGGGATGGGTTTTGGTGGGGCTGGATTTGCTTTGAGTTACCCTCTAGCCGAGGCTTTGGCCAAGAATTTAGATGTGTGTCTTGTAAAGTATCGAGATCTTCATGGAAGCGATCATATTGTGCAATCTTGTGTGGCTGATCTGGGGGTTTCACTTACCCAAGAAAAGGGCTTTCATCAG ATTGATCTACACGGAAACATATCAGGTCTTTTATCAGCACACCCTCAGACTCCTTTGGTCTCTCTCCACCACCTTGATGCCGTACAACCAATATTCCCTGCCATGGACCGCCCCCAATCACTGAAACAGCTAATGAAAGCAGCAAAAATAGACCAGTCAAGGCTACTCCAACAAAGCATTTGCTATGACAACCATAAAAACTGGAGTTACTCTTTGTCTTGGGGATACTCTCTGCATATATACGAGACATACATGACACCAAGCCTTTTACAAGTACCCATACAGACGTTTGTTGAGTGGCGAAAAGGAGCGCATCCTGCTTTCATGATGAATACTAGGGATGTTTCAAAGGCGGATCCATGTAAAGTTCCTcattacttttattttgattcCGTGGAGGAAACCGATTATGAAGGAAGGCGCGAGCAGGTGGTGACAAGTTATGTTCGGAAATTTCCACGGCGGTTGTCGCCTTGCTTGGTGAATGGGACCAGATCGGCAAATTATGTGGAAAAGATTATAGTGATCTCTCCAGTGAAGAGACATAAAATG gAGGGAGCTAGAAGAGAATGTTGTGATATAGTGAATCTGGACAACAAGAATGTTACAACGATCACGCTTAGGCGTTGCATGAAATATGAAATGATTGGGTGA
- the LOC122581549 gene encoding methylsterol monooxygenase 2-2 isoform X1 — translation MDSVIETAWTYLITHFSDFQLACVGSFILHEAVFFLSGLPFIFMERAGWFKKYKIQAKNNTTEAQGKCITRLLLYHFCVNLPVTLASYPVFKFMGMRSSLPLPSWKVISTQILFYFIVEDFIFYWGHRILHTKWLYKHIHSVHHEYATPFGLTSEYAHPAEILFLGFATIFGPAITGPHLITLWLWMMVRVLETVEAHCGYHFPWSLSNFLPLYGGLVTIVCIYHRLSILDDNFFFFLEILRSDFHDYHHRLIYTKSGNYSSTFVYMDWIFGTDHGYRKLKALKSEEVAECKEN, via the exons ATGGATTCCGTCATTGAAACCGCCTGGACT TATCTGATTACTCACTTCAGTGACTTTCAGCTGGCATGTGTTGGTAGCTTTATTCTTCATGAAGCCGTATTCTTCTTATCAGGACTTCCATTCATATTCATGGAAAGGGCAGGATGGTTCAAAAAGTACAAAATTCAG GCCAAAAATAACACTACTGAAGCTCAAGGGAAATGTATTACTCGCCTACTGCTGTATCATTTTTGTGTCAATCTACCTGTTACACTTGCCTCTTATCCTGTCTTCAAATTTATGGGAATGAGAAGCAGTCTTCCACTGCCGTCCTG GAAAGTTATATCAACTCAGATTCTGTTCTACTTCATTGTGGAAGATTTCATATTCTATTGGGGACACAGGATTTTACATACCAAATGGCTGTACAAGCACATCCACAGTGTCCATCATGA ATATGCAACGCCTTTTGGATTGACTTCTGAATATGCGCATCCGGCTGAAATTTTATTCCTTGGGTTTGCTACCATTTTTGGGCCTGCTATCACAGGGCCTCATTTGATAACCCTTTGGTTGTGGATGATGGTGAGAGTTTTGGAGACAGTTGAGGCACATTGTGGTTACCATTTCCCCTGGAGCCTCTCAAATTTTCTGCCTTTATATGGAGGGTTAGTAACCATAGTTTGTATTTACCACCGACTGTCCATATtggatgataattttttttttttcttggaaatCCTTAGGtctgattttcatgattatcATCACCGGCTTATCTATACCAAGTCAGGCAACTACTCGTCAACTTTTGTCTACATGGACTG GATATTTGGTACAGACCACGGCTACAGAAAATTGAAGGCACTGAAAAGTGAAGAGGTAGCCGAGTGTAAAGAGAACTAA
- the LOC122581549 gene encoding methylsterol monooxygenase 2-2 isoform X2 has protein sequence MDSVIETAWTYLITHFSDFQLACVGSFILHEAVFFLSGLPFIFMERAGWFKKYKIQAKNNTTEAQGKCITRLLLYHFCVNLPVTLASYPVFKFMGMRSSLPLPSWKVISTQILFYFIVEDFIFYWGHRILHTKWLYKHIHSVHHEYATPFGLTSEYAHPAEILFLGFATIFGPAITGPHLITLWLWMMVRVLETVEAHCGYHFPWSLSNFLPLYGGSDFHDYHHRLIYTKSGNYSSTFVYMDWIFGTDHGYRKLKALKSEEVAECKEN, from the exons ATGGATTCCGTCATTGAAACCGCCTGGACT TATCTGATTACTCACTTCAGTGACTTTCAGCTGGCATGTGTTGGTAGCTTTATTCTTCATGAAGCCGTATTCTTCTTATCAGGACTTCCATTCATATTCATGGAAAGGGCAGGATGGTTCAAAAAGTACAAAATTCAG GCCAAAAATAACACTACTGAAGCTCAAGGGAAATGTATTACTCGCCTACTGCTGTATCATTTTTGTGTCAATCTACCTGTTACACTTGCCTCTTATCCTGTCTTCAAATTTATGGGAATGAGAAGCAGTCTTCCACTGCCGTCCTG GAAAGTTATATCAACTCAGATTCTGTTCTACTTCATTGTGGAAGATTTCATATTCTATTGGGGACACAGGATTTTACATACCAAATGGCTGTACAAGCACATCCACAGTGTCCATCATGA ATATGCAACGCCTTTTGGATTGACTTCTGAATATGCGCATCCGGCTGAAATTTTATTCCTTGGGTTTGCTACCATTTTTGGGCCTGCTATCACAGGGCCTCATTTGATAACCCTTTGGTTGTGGATGATGGTGAGAGTTTTGGAGACAGTTGAGGCACATTGTGGTTACCATTTCCCCTGGAGCCTCTCAAATTTTCTGCCTTTATATGGAGG GtctgattttcatgattatcATCACCGGCTTATCTATACCAAGTCAGGCAACTACTCGTCAACTTTTGTCTACATGGACTG GATATTTGGTACAGACCACGGCTACAGAAAATTGAAGGCACTGAAAAGTGAAGAGGTAGCCGAGTGTAAAGAGAACTAA